Genomic window (Acidobacteriota bacterium):
TGTCGCTCGGCGGAGATATGGACGAATCGACTCACGAGAGCCGAATCAACCGGCTCGCAGAGAAACTGGTTGAAAAAGGCGTCATCGTGACCGTCGCCGCCGGAAATGCCGGAGAAACACATTCGATCCCGCCCGCCAACGCACCGTCCGTGATCACCGTCGGCGGCTATACGGACGCCAACAAATTCGATTCGAAGAGCTTTCGGCTGTATCACTCGAATTTCGGCGAAACCATCGACGGCATCGTGAAACCCGAGATCATCGCGCCGGCAATGTTCGTGGCCGCGCCTATCCTTCCCGAGACGGAAGAGTACAAGGCGGCCGAAGCTCTCTCACTTCTTGCTGATACGCCCGATTACGCATTCTCGACAATGCTCGACGAGCACTTTCGGGCATCCGGACTCTCGAACGCCGCTTTCGCGCTCGACACGGCTGCGATTCGGAATCTGGTCGAACAGGGACTGAAGGAACGAAAAATCGTCGCGACGCATTACCAACACGTAGACGGCACCAGTTTTGCGGCACCGATTGCGGCATCGGTCGCGGCGCAGATGATGGAAGCGAATCCGAAGCTCTCGCCGATGGCCGTCAAACACATTCTGATCTCAACCGCGCACCGTCTGAACGGGTTTTCCGCCATCCGCCAGGGATTCGGAGTTCTGAACGCGGCCGAGGCAGTTTCGCAGGCGCTGCGCGAGTCACACGCCCTCGGCCACAACGAACTGTCG
Coding sequences:
- a CDS encoding S8 family serine peptidase, yielding MFDERHTHTHRENRFAVIPTEEKLGASPRFAGRGVTIAFLDSGFYPHPDFAERVIAFHDVAGEEQTPADTGPRPIHWHGTQTVTACAGGGQLSDGIYKGLASAAKLVLIKVSRNGRIGDDEIKAGLKWVIANREKFDIRIVNMSLGGDMDESTHESRINRLAEKLVEKGVIVTVAAGNAGETHSIPPANAPSVITVGGYTDANKFDSKSFRLYHSNFGETIDGIVKPEIIAPAMFVAAPILPETEEYKAAEALSLLADTPDYAFSTMLDEHFRASGLSNAAFALDTAAIRNLVEQGLKERKIVATHYQHVDGTSFAAPIAASVAAQMMEANPKLSPMAVKHILISTAHRLNGFSAIRQGFGVLNAAEAVSQALRESHALGHNELSPPRATTGGIAFFHHDDEARTVSVAGDFNNWDRFRDQFKKCSDGVWRIEIPALESGEYLYKLVIDGEVWKEDPNNMMKREDGFGGFNSLLRLL